In a genomic window of Occallatibacter riparius:
- the rocD gene encoding ornithine--oxo-acid transaminase, with protein sequence MQTHLAETQMQTQDFVDLESQYGAHNYRPLDVVIERAEGVWVYDVDGKRYLDCLAAYSAVNQGHCHPKILRTLEEQARKVTLTSRAFRNDQLPLLCKDLHDLTGFDMVLPMNSGTEAVESAIKVARKWGYKVKGIPQDQAEVIVCANNFHGRTVTIVGFSTDEHYRDGFGPFAPGFKVIPYGDAEALRSAITPNTCAFLVEPIQGEAGILIPPAGFLREAAEICRQNRVLLMTDEIQSGLGRTGKLFAYMHEEITPDVLIVGKALAGGFYPVSAVLASREILGVITPGDHGSTFGGNPLGCAIARTALRVLIEEKMVEQSADLGAYFLSRLQSLRSPAIKEIRGKGLWIGIELHGKARPYCEALMHEGILCKETHDHVIRIGPPLVVKREELDWAFERIAKVTATSQ encoded by the coding sequence ATGCAAACGCACTTAGCAGAGACGCAGATGCAAACTCAGGATTTTGTCGACCTTGAAAGCCAATACGGAGCGCACAATTATCGTCCTCTCGACGTAGTGATTGAACGTGCTGAGGGCGTTTGGGTCTACGACGTCGACGGCAAACGTTATCTGGATTGCCTGGCCGCTTACTCCGCAGTGAATCAAGGTCACTGTCACCCAAAGATTCTTCGCACTCTCGAAGAACAGGCCAGGAAAGTTACCCTGACCTCGCGCGCATTTCGAAACGACCAGCTACCCCTGCTTTGTAAAGATCTTCACGATCTGACGGGATTCGACATGGTGCTGCCGATGAATTCCGGCACCGAGGCTGTCGAAAGCGCCATCAAGGTCGCGCGCAAATGGGGCTACAAGGTGAAGGGCATCCCACAGGACCAGGCCGAGGTCATTGTCTGCGCCAACAACTTCCATGGGCGCACCGTCACTATCGTCGGCTTCTCAACCGATGAACATTATCGCGATGGCTTCGGTCCCTTCGCGCCGGGATTCAAGGTGATCCCCTACGGCGACGCTGAGGCTCTGCGCAGCGCCATTACCCCGAATACCTGCGCGTTCCTCGTGGAGCCGATCCAGGGCGAGGCTGGAATCCTGATACCCCCGGCCGGGTTCCTTCGCGAAGCTGCTGAGATCTGCCGCCAGAACCGCGTGCTTCTCATGACGGATGAAATTCAGTCCGGTCTGGGGCGCACCGGCAAGCTCTTCGCTTACATGCACGAAGAAATTACCCCGGACGTATTGATCGTGGGAAAAGCCCTGGCAGGCGGATTCTATCCAGTCTCGGCCGTCCTCGCTTCGCGCGAGATTCTGGGGGTCATCACCCCCGGCGACCACGGCAGCACATTTGGAGGGAACCCGCTCGGATGCGCCATTGCCAGAACCGCTCTGCGTGTCCTGATCGAAGAGAAGATGGTCGAGCAGTCCGCGGACTTGGGAGCTTACTTCCTCTCGCGGCTTCAATCGCTCCGCAGTCCTGCCATCAAGGAGATTCGTGGAAAGGGTCTCTGGATTGGTATCGAGCTCCACGGGAAGGCCCGCCCCTATTGCGAAGCCCTGATGCACGAAGGGATCTTGTGCAAAGAGACTCACGATCACGTCATCCGCATAGGCCCCCCCTTGGTCGTCAAACGGGAAGAACTCGATTGGGCATTTGAGAGGATCGCAAAGGTGACCGCGACAAGCCAGTAG
- a CDS encoding OsmC family protein, whose translation MEVQVHQVEGVKFSVNARTQTIICDQPQENGGTDAGMTPPELLLASLGTCAAYYAAEYLRTRGLATSGVSVSVTSEKLKGPARLGNFRIRVNSPVPLTTEQSEALMRSVEHCLVKNTLLSPPEIKVELNVEQGAETMAGTCV comes from the coding sequence ATGGAAGTTCAAGTCCACCAAGTCGAAGGCGTCAAGTTCTCAGTCAACGCACGGACGCAAACCATCATTTGCGATCAACCCCAGGAAAACGGCGGCACTGACGCCGGCATGACTCCGCCGGAATTGCTCCTGGCCTCGCTCGGCACGTGCGCAGCCTATTACGCGGCTGAATATTTGCGCACGCGAGGGCTCGCCACCTCGGGCGTTTCTGTCTCCGTCACATCTGAAAAGCTGAAAGGACCGGCGCGACTTGGCAACTTCCGAATCCGCGTCAACAGCCCGGTCCCCCTCACGACTGAGCAAAGCGAAGCCTTGATGCGTTCGGTCGAGCATTGCCTCGTTAAGAACACTCTCCTCAGCCCGCCTGAAATCAAGGTGGAACTCAACGTCGAGCAAGGAGCTGAAACAATGGCAGGCACGTGCGTCTGA
- a CDS encoding ABC transporter permease — protein MGIWLRIKTVVSNLLRKQSLETDLDAEIRDYAEAVADEKIRSGMSPSEARRAALAEMGGMEQVKQAVRETRSGTTIESLWQDVHYGLRVLRRNPSFTLTAIITLGLGIGATTSIFSAVYSLLLRPLPYSSSDQLVSVTAQTPKFKLDVLISPDFVSAQHAVKSFSQLAGYWWANRNLTGSGDPVRIVWAGVTANFLPMLGVTPQLGRNFAENEDRPGGPPLVLLSNRIWLSQFQADPHIVGKSVSIDGKAETVIGVLPANFTFPNYGLEPDVYAPADLSPDTSVSPEKPVMGIFTIARLRPGVTAEHAQAEMQTFFEDRGRGYPPGFDFLSSGRQAAVGSLQRHLTGDDRRPLWILLAAVAGVLLIACSNVANLQLARAVSSRHETAVRGALGASRFRLLRKSLVESFVLSLFAAVLGLGIALLITVLIHRVGQTTADATISYGGESLQLPFGKLSTVIHINGWVLAFTAGLALLATLLSGVVPAVNGARTDLRNVLQTAALRVTSSREQRFFRQSLLVLQISLAVMLLAAAGLLVHSFVNVLQYGSGFDPNNVVTGKTLLTGSRYQSADARRRFVKELMPRLQALPQVNAAALASSLPLAHVDGGPVSFDDNPNPPVAQRKVVTIIAVTPDYFRAIGTPLLKGRAFGNQDTASSPPVAIVNIAFEKEFFSADALGKHFNIGQSSNGQFQFLPATVVGIAENVRHNGLLEKVQPEFYVPMGQRPPEEVDLVLRTSAGQASLSNAMHAAVTAVDHQQPLFDVQTMEERLSNLVAPRKLMMSLIASFAVLAVILAAVGVFGVFTYTVSQRTQEMGIRLALGATRNSLLRLIVLQAARLISFGGAIGIGAGWFLSRLLASTLVGITPHDTLSFSLAWVFMTLIALVASVVPAVSAARTDLLSVLRQE, from the coding sequence ATGGGAATCTGGCTGCGGATCAAAACTGTTGTTTCGAACCTTCTGCGCAAGCAATCCCTCGAGACCGACCTTGACGCCGAGATTCGTGATTACGCTGAAGCTGTCGCCGACGAGAAGATCCGGTCCGGCATGTCTCCCTCAGAAGCCCGCCGCGCCGCCCTGGCTGAAATGGGAGGAATGGAGCAGGTCAAGCAGGCGGTCAGGGAAACTCGCTCCGGCACAACAATAGAGTCCCTCTGGCAGGATGTGCACTACGGCCTTCGCGTCCTTCGACGCAATCCCTCGTTCACGCTGACCGCGATCATCACCCTCGGGCTCGGCATTGGAGCCACAACGTCCATCTTCTCCGCTGTGTATTCACTGCTGCTGCGTCCTCTTCCATATTCCAGCTCAGATCAACTCGTTTCGGTCACGGCGCAAACTCCCAAGTTCAAATTAGACGTACTCATTTCGCCGGACTTCGTTTCCGCGCAGCACGCGGTGAAGTCCTTCTCTCAACTCGCAGGATACTGGTGGGCAAATCGCAATCTGACTGGCTCCGGCGACCCGGTTCGAATTGTCTGGGCCGGAGTCACCGCAAATTTCCTGCCCATGCTGGGAGTGACTCCCCAACTGGGTCGCAACTTCGCCGAGAACGAGGATCGGCCCGGCGGCCCTCCATTAGTCCTCTTAAGCAATCGCATTTGGTTAAGTCAGTTCCAGGCTGATCCCCACATCGTCGGCAAGTCAGTCAGCATCGACGGAAAAGCCGAGACAGTCATCGGGGTGCTGCCGGCGAATTTCACTTTCCCGAACTATGGCCTGGAGCCAGACGTCTACGCCCCAGCGGACCTCAGCCCAGACACGAGCGTCTCCCCTGAAAAGCCGGTGATGGGCATCTTCACCATCGCAAGACTCCGGCCCGGTGTTACCGCAGAGCATGCGCAGGCAGAGATGCAGACGTTCTTTGAAGATCGCGGCCGCGGTTATCCTCCGGGTTTCGATTTCCTGTCGAGTGGACGACAGGCGGCAGTCGGATCGTTGCAGAGGCATCTCACAGGCGACGACCGGCGGCCTCTCTGGATACTGCTTGCGGCCGTGGCTGGCGTCTTGCTGATCGCGTGTTCAAATGTGGCCAACCTGCAACTGGCGCGCGCTGTCTCATCACGCCACGAGACTGCCGTACGCGGGGCGCTGGGCGCTTCACGCTTTCGGCTTCTCCGCAAATCCCTGGTCGAGAGCTTCGTCTTGTCGCTATTTGCTGCTGTGCTTGGACTCGGCATCGCTTTGTTGATTACGGTTCTCATTCATCGTGTGGGACAGACCACCGCAGACGCGACGATCTCCTATGGAGGAGAATCGCTCCAGTTGCCGTTCGGAAAGTTAAGCACGGTCATTCACATAAACGGGTGGGTGCTGGCCTTCACTGCAGGCCTGGCTCTGCTTGCCACTCTGCTGTCCGGCGTGGTGCCCGCCGTGAACGGTGCGCGGACGGATCTGCGGAACGTGTTGCAGACTGCCGCCCTGCGCGTCACATCGAGCCGAGAGCAGCGATTCTTCCGTCAGTCTCTGCTCGTCTTGCAGATCTCACTTGCGGTGATGCTTCTGGCCGCGGCGGGACTGCTGGTCCACAGTTTCGTAAACGTGCTCCAATACGGCTCTGGTTTCGACCCGAACAATGTCGTTACGGGGAAGACTCTTCTCACTGGCAGTCGATATCAATCGGCCGATGCTCGCCGCAGGTTCGTAAAAGAGCTGATGCCTCGCCTCCAGGCTCTTCCGCAGGTGAATGCGGCGGCATTAGCCAGTTCGCTTCCGTTGGCCCATGTCGACGGCGGTCCGGTTTCGTTTGACGATAATCCCAATCCTCCCGTCGCACAGCGCAAGGTCGTCACCATCATCGCGGTGACTCCGGACTATTTTCGTGCCATCGGGACGCCTTTGTTGAAAGGAAGAGCCTTCGGCAATCAGGACACCGCGAGTTCGCCGCCCGTCGCGATTGTGAACATCGCATTTGAAAAGGAATTCTTCTCAGCAGACGCCTTAGGCAAGCATTTCAACATCGGCCAATCGTCCAATGGCCAGTTTCAATTTCTGCCGGCAACAGTTGTGGGCATAGCCGAGAACGTCCGGCACAACGGGCTTCTAGAAAAGGTGCAGCCGGAATTCTATGTCCCAATGGGCCAGAGGCCTCCCGAGGAGGTCGACTTGGTCCTGCGCACCAGCGCCGGCCAGGCCTCGCTCTCCAATGCGATGCACGCAGCGGTCACAGCTGTCGATCACCAGCAACCCCTCTTTGACGTGCAAACGATGGAGGAACGCCTCTCCAATCTTGTAGCGCCGCGAAAGCTGATGATGTCTCTCATCGCCAGCTTTGCCGTGCTCGCAGTCATCCTCGCTGCGGTCGGCGTGTTTGGAGTCTTCACGTACACAGTGAGTCAGCGCACGCAGGAAATGGGAATTCGACTGGCTCTTGGTGCCACACGAAATAGTTTGCTGCGGTTGATCGTTCTACAGGCGGCCCGGCTGATTTCCTTCGGAGGAGCCATCGGTATAGGTGCCGGATGGTTCTTAAGCAGGTTGCTTGCAAGCACACTCGTGGGCATTACACCGCATGACACGCTGTCGTTTTCGCTGGCGTGGGTGTTCATGACACTCATTGCGCTCGTCGCCAGCGTCGTACCTGCCGTCAGTGCTGCGCGAACCGATTTGTTGTCCGTGCTTCGCCAGGAATAG
- a CDS encoding TonB-dependent receptor, translating to MRSPRCRLFLLLALLLSAFTTLRAQQNSEITGIVTDPSGNVINGAQVTLTEDNTNFTRTLTTDTAGLFTFPALNIGTYSLQVTAPGFQTYTAHGIVLNVSRTQRNDVQMKIGEAAETVTVQADALTVQTDSNVVSTLVNSEQITHIATENRNFAALAALGLGVSSALPDNNTPTSIASNFTISINGLRQSHNIWLIDGAEADDRGAGGGMSVMPSQDAISEFQTLTSNYPPDYGISSGATITLAFKSGTQKFHGGVWEFNRNTVFNANNWFNKHVAPGDTPTPRQKLNYNIFGGNIGGPLLPFQHPRRTFFFWNEEWRRLIQGSTPTLVNTLPAADFPTAGTDLHYVAPAFASSTKLVVPQVADPAFNAKLAADGLTPGGSFPNNTIPANLFDPNAVLYFNSGVVPHPSNSSDQVISQAETPINVRDDIVRIDHQVSTKWQLMGHYEHNAVMQGNAQPMLGWLGANYNTVTSTLANPSNSVAIKLSGTINPNLLVEASMNYDGNTINITNSSNSQLPSGWSVNGFFNNGSKSIPGVTGFGPPYYTAEDMGSAPWHNAAQDYMPRVDVSWTRGKHAFKFGFSYNRYTKNQQLFGDPEGAYTFSGLSNDGMMDFLMGLSATYAQFQSLPTRHYVNQTPSGYGNDNWHVTKNLSLQIGLRYDALPHAWERSNAVANFNPAAYDPGARPAWRPDGSMDPSGPGFAVVNNTPFYLNGMQLAGQNGTARGLVKNDFMTIQPRVGFSWDIFGNGGTVLRGGAGTFYERMQGNDIYNAATAPPFAYNPTASNVYVSDPHTSWVTGGTAAVPFFPANGLFNLSEYYPAPAVAQYSLGFQRQVAPSVIFVIQYVGNSAWNQNIERRINNFPLDTPLPIRADAGDPQNKSGTNLGGTTLSNPNLYRTFQGYGTINQQENSTNGSYNGFQTGLRAQGKHGLTGEIDYTWSHEIDITSYDLNQVSNPFDLKYDRGSGALDRRHILSANYVYALPIFPSGRGLAASLLGGWQIAGVVTAESGHIIANQGPGLSLPYDPVGLGGDYTNRPNVSAKPRSLKKPGEWFDTSVFSAPTPAWAGGPNNGFGNARKDIALGPGRFNFDTSLYKTFKLREFANIELRAESFNTFNHTEFNGIGSNFGNSTFGKATSTWDPRVLQFGGKFNF from the coding sequence ATGCGATCTCCCCGGTGCAGGTTGTTCCTGCTCCTCGCACTCCTATTGTCCGCATTCACCACATTGCGGGCACAGCAAAACTCTGAAATCACCGGCATCGTCACCGATCCATCCGGCAACGTCATCAACGGCGCCCAGGTGACCCTCACCGAAGACAACACTAATTTCACCCGCACCCTTACTACCGACACTGCGGGCCTCTTCACCTTCCCCGCCCTCAACATCGGCACCTACTCGTTGCAGGTCACGGCGCCTGGCTTTCAGACTTACACTGCGCATGGCATCGTTCTGAACGTCTCGCGCACCCAACGCAACGACGTCCAGATGAAAATTGGCGAGGCCGCTGAAACCGTCACCGTGCAGGCCGACGCCCTCACCGTGCAGACCGACTCCAACGTCGTCAGCACCCTCGTCAACTCCGAGCAAATCACGCACATCGCCACCGAGAACCGCAACTTCGCGGCTCTTGCAGCCCTGGGCCTGGGAGTCAGTTCAGCATTGCCTGACAACAACACCCCAACCTCCATCGCGTCCAACTTCACCATCAGCATCAACGGCCTTCGTCAGAGCCACAACATCTGGCTCATCGACGGCGCGGAAGCCGATGACCGCGGCGCCGGCGGCGGCATGTCCGTCATGCCTTCGCAGGACGCCATCTCCGAATTCCAGACACTCACCAGTAACTACCCGCCTGACTACGGCATCTCTTCCGGCGCAACCATCACACTCGCCTTCAAGAGCGGCACCCAGAAGTTTCACGGTGGGGTATGGGAGTTCAACCGGAACACCGTCTTCAACGCCAATAACTGGTTCAACAAACATGTCGCGCCCGGTGATACCCCCACCCCGCGGCAGAAGCTGAACTACAACATCTTCGGCGGCAACATCGGCGGGCCCCTGCTTCCCTTCCAGCATCCGCGCCGCACCTTCTTCTTCTGGAACGAAGAGTGGCGTAGGCTCATCCAGGGCAGCACCCCCACGCTGGTCAACACGCTCCCCGCGGCGGACTTCCCCACGGCCGGCACCGACCTCCACTACGTCGCGCCTGCCTTCGCTTCGAGTACCAAGCTCGTCGTCCCCCAGGTCGCCGACCCCGCCTTCAACGCAAAGCTCGCTGCAGACGGTCTCACCCCGGGCGGATCCTTCCCCAACAACACCATTCCGGCCAACCTCTTTGACCCGAATGCTGTGCTCTACTTCAACAGCGGCGTGGTCCCGCATCCCAGCAACTCCAGCGACCAGGTAATCTCGCAGGCTGAAACTCCCATCAATGTGCGCGATGACATCGTGCGCATCGATCATCAGGTCAGCACCAAGTGGCAGCTCATGGGCCACTACGAGCACAACGCTGTTATGCAGGGAAACGCGCAACCCATGCTAGGGTGGCTTGGAGCCAACTACAACACGGTCACCAGCACCCTCGCCAACCCATCTAACTCCGTCGCCATCAAGCTCAGCGGAACCATCAACCCCAACCTGCTCGTTGAGGCCAGCATGAACTACGATGGCAACACCATCAACATCACCAACAGCAGCAACTCCCAACTGCCCAGCGGATGGAGCGTCAACGGCTTCTTCAACAACGGCTCCAAGTCCATTCCCGGCGTCACCGGCTTCGGGCCGCCCTACTACACGGCGGAAGATATGGGCTCCGCTCCCTGGCACAACGCCGCTCAGGACTACATGCCCCGCGTCGACGTCTCCTGGACGCGCGGCAAACATGCCTTCAAATTCGGCTTCAGCTACAACCGCTACACCAAGAACCAGCAGCTCTTCGGCGACCCGGAAGGCGCCTACACCTTCAGCGGTCTCTCCAACGACGGCATGATGGACTTCCTCATGGGCCTCTCGGCAACCTACGCCCAGTTCCAGTCCCTTCCCACCCGTCACTACGTCAACCAGACTCCCTCGGGTTACGGCAATGACAACTGGCACGTGACAAAGAATCTCAGCCTTCAGATCGGCCTTCGTTACGACGCCCTGCCGCACGCCTGGGAGCGCAGCAACGCTGTGGCCAACTTCAATCCCGCCGCGTACGATCCGGGCGCCCGGCCCGCCTGGCGCCCCGACGGATCCATGGACCCCTCCGGTCCCGGCTTCGCCGTCGTCAACAACACACCCTTCTACCTCAACGGCATGCAACTCGCGGGACAGAACGGCACGGCGCGTGGCCTGGTCAAAAACGATTTCATGACCATCCAGCCGCGTGTCGGCTTCTCCTGGGACATCTTCGGCAACGGCGGCACAGTCCTTCGCGGAGGCGCCGGCACCTTCTACGAGCGCATGCAGGGCAACGACATCTACAACGCCGCCACCGCCCCGCCGTTCGCGTATAACCCCACAGCCTCGAACGTCTACGTATCCGATCCGCACACCAGCTGGGTCACAGGCGGCACCGCTGCCGTTCCGTTCTTCCCGGCCAACGGCCTCTTCAACCTCTCCGAGTACTACCCCGCCCCCGCCGTCGCGCAATACAGCCTCGGCTTCCAGCGGCAGGTAGCCCCCTCGGTCATCTTCGTCATCCAGTACGTCGGCAACAGCGCATGGAATCAGAACATCGAGCGCCGCATCAACAACTTCCCGCTCGACACGCCTCTCCCCATTCGCGCCGACGCCGGCGACCCGCAAAACAAGAGCGGCACAAACCTCGGCGGCACCACCCTGTCCAATCCCAACCTCTATCGCACGTTCCAGGGATACGGCACCATCAACCAGCAGGAGAACTCCACCAACGGCAGCTACAACGGCTTCCAGACCGGCCTCCGCGCGCAAGGCAAACACGGCCTCACGGGCGAAATCGACTACACCTGGTCGCATGAGATCGACATCACCAGCTACGACCTCAACCAGGTCAGCAACCCATTCGACCTCAAATACGACAGGGGATCCGGCGCGCTCGATCGCCGTCACATCCTCAGCGCCAACTACGTCTACGCACTGCCCATCTTCCCCAGCGGACGCGGCCTCGCTGCTTCCCTCCTCGGCGGATGGCAGATCGCCGGCGTAGTCACCGCCGAATCCGGACATATCATCGCCAACCAGGGCCCCGGCCTCTCGCTCCCTTACGACCCCGTCGGCCTTGGCGGCGATTACACCAACCGTCCCAACGTAAGCGCAAAACCGCGCTCGCTCAAGAAACCCGGCGAGTGGTTTGACACCTCAGTCTTCTCCGCTCCCACACCTGCATGGGCCGGCGGCCCCAACAACGGCTTCGGCAATGCCCGTAAGGACATCGCCCTCGGCCCCGGCCGCTTCAACTTCGACACCTCGCTCTACAAGACCTTCAAGCTTCGCGAGTTCGCCAACATCGAGCTCCGCGCCGAATCCTTCAACACCTTCAACCACACCGAGTTCAACGGCATCGGCTCGAACTTCGGCAACAGCACCTTCGGCAAAGCCACCAGCACCTGGGACCCCCGCGTCCTCCAGTTCGGCGGCAAGTTCAACTTCTAA
- a CDS encoding SPL family radical SAM protein, which translates to MAKTESLFPTAEFPAEPVRRLNLLARAAASAPLDSAGHLTEYRPVQSRSIISKVQSNRGLPFTHAINPYRGCEFACRYCYARYAHEFMELTPEDFERKIFFKENAGWLVQQELAHLKSNTPIALGTATDPWQPIERRQRITRSILEAFAKTSGFGLGIVTKSTLILRDIELLRTISRHHDLTVHITVTTMDTALARALEPRAPRPDLRIWTLRRMREAGIRAGVLCCPVMPGITDSRRSLEAVAKAASEAGASFFAANPLFLQACSLPTFFKFVEEHFPGQLDAYRQRYGANAFVSAEYSKRIADLVNAICRQYKLGRRQEPKPPASEMQPPELVQIQTSLPFTA; encoded by the coding sequence ATGGCGAAGACAGAGTCCCTCTTCCCCACCGCCGAATTCCCTGCGGAACCCGTCCGCCGCCTCAACCTCCTCGCCCGCGCGGCAGCCTCCGCGCCCCTCGATTCGGCCGGTCACCTGACCGAATACCGCCCCGTTCAATCCCGTTCCATCATCTCTAAAGTGCAGAGCAACCGAGGCTTACCCTTTACACACGCGATCAATCCCTATCGCGGATGCGAGTTCGCCTGCCGCTACTGCTACGCCCGCTACGCCCACGAATTCATGGAGCTCACCCCCGAAGACTTCGAGCGCAAGATCTTCTTCAAAGAGAACGCCGGCTGGCTGGTCCAGCAGGAGTTGGCGCATCTCAAGTCCAACACTCCAATAGCCTTGGGCACAGCCACGGATCCATGGCAGCCCATCGAACGCCGCCAGCGCATCACCCGCTCCATCCTCGAAGCGTTCGCCAAAACCAGCGGTTTCGGCCTCGGAATCGTCACCAAATCCACCCTGATCCTGCGCGATATCGAGCTGCTCCGGACCATCTCCCGGCACCACGACCTCACCGTCCACATCACCGTAACCACGATGGATACAGCGCTCGCGAGGGCACTCGAGCCGCGGGCGCCGCGACCCGATCTCCGCATCTGGACCCTTCGCCGCATGCGCGAAGCGGGCATTCGTGCAGGCGTGTTGTGTTGCCCGGTCATGCCGGGGATTACAGATTCGCGCCGATCGCTGGAGGCAGTGGCGAAGGCGGCCTCTGAGGCCGGAGCCAGCTTCTTTGCCGCGAATCCGCTCTTTCTCCAGGCCTGCTCGCTGCCCACGTTTTTCAAATTCGTGGAGGAGCATTTCCCGGGACAGCTCGATGCCTATCGCCAACGCTATGGCGCCAACGCCTTCGTTTCCGCGGAGTACAGCAAGCGTATTGCGGACCTGGTGAACGCGATCTGCCGCCAGTACAAGCTCGGTCGACGCCAGGAACCAAAACCGCCGGCCAGCGAAATGCAGCCTCCAGAGTTGGTCCAGATCCAGACTTCGCTGCCCTTCACCGCGTGA
- a CDS encoding sigma-70 family RNA polymerase sigma factor, which produces MRTELIQASELLRRNTPEAIEEAIGLLQNTVFSFSMKMCGHRQDAEDTAQEVLFRSLKHLSKLEDAHALAAWLYTVTKNRCHRMRRGPLQRNETKLSLDELIPDDDELRRLLLAAESGPEHDAIRAEQRQLLHQAVLRLPVPLRMVLVLHDMEELESEQIAQILDVQVGTVRVRLHRARLAVRKHMADLLAGMPEKNIVVKPAVTDRPAECRELFANLSEYLDARVEPRTCEQMRAHIEGCPACIAFINDLRAAIDRCRSMEVACDADVAARMRSLMTKEYLRLLSIPAVVASSRPAVRARKAGI; this is translated from the coding sequence ATGCGAACCGAGTTGATCCAGGCATCGGAACTGTTGCGCAGAAACACTCCTGAAGCGATCGAGGAAGCGATCGGCCTCCTGCAAAACACCGTCTTCTCCTTCAGCATGAAGATGTGCGGGCATCGCCAGGATGCCGAAGACACCGCGCAGGAAGTCCTCTTTCGCTCACTCAAACACCTCAGCAAGTTGGAGGATGCCCACGCCCTCGCTGCCTGGCTCTACACCGTTACAAAGAACCGCTGCCATCGCATGAGACGAGGCCCCCTCCAGCGCAACGAAACCAAGCTCTCACTCGACGAGCTCATTCCCGACGATGACGAACTTAGGCGCCTGCTGCTTGCCGCAGAAAGTGGCCCTGAACACGACGCCATCCGTGCCGAACAACGCCAGCTACTGCATCAGGCCGTTTTGCGTCTCCCCGTCCCGCTGCGCATGGTTCTGGTCCTTCACGACATGGAAGAACTGGAGTCTGAACAGATCGCCCAGATACTCGACGTTCAGGTTGGCACCGTGCGCGTTCGCCTTCATCGGGCCCGTCTGGCGGTACGCAAGCACATGGCGGATCTCCTCGCGGGAATGCCGGAAAAGAACATAGTAGTCAAACCGGCAGTCACTGATCGCCCCGCTGAATGCCGGGAGCTCTTCGCGAACTTATCGGAATACCTGGATGCACGGGTTGAACCGCGAACCTGCGAGCAGATGAGAGCCCATATCGAGGGGTGCCCAGCCTGCATCGCATTTATCAATGATCTGCGTGCCGCCATCGACCGCTGCCGCTCCATGGAAGTCGCCTGCGATGCGGACGTTGCTGCGCGCATGCGCTCGCTGATGACAAAGGAGTATTTGCGGCTCCTTTCCATCCCCGCTGTGGTGGCGTCGTCACGCCCTGCTGTAAGAGCAAGGAAAGCAGGAATATAG
- a CDS encoding YgaP family membrane protein yields the protein MTVERALRLMAGVMVLLSVALTYYVSHYWMWLTVFIGLNLLQSAFTNWCPAMAILRAVGLKDAVCAVSPVEQLHK from the coding sequence ATGACCGTTGAACGTGCACTGCGCCTGATGGCCGGAGTGATGGTGCTCCTGTCCGTTGCTCTCACTTACTACGTCTCTCATTACTGGATGTGGCTGACCGTGTTCATCGGCCTCAACCTTCTGCAATCGGCGTTCACCAACTGGTGCCCGGCAATGGCGATTCTGCGCGCCGTCGGCCTGAAAGACGCCGTCTGCGCCGTTTCCCCGGTAGAGCAGCTCCACAAGTGA
- a CDS encoding PadR family transcriptional regulator, with translation MEQNQTNLLQGTLDLLILKAVGDGEFHGLGISRRIEQITQGTFQVKPGSLFPALHRMEEAGWLTSFWGESENNRRAKFYRRTKAGERQLGVETKEWEVIASAIANALKAT, from the coding sequence ATGGAACAGAATCAGACGAATCTTCTTCAGGGAACACTCGACCTGCTCATCCTCAAAGCAGTTGGCGACGGCGAGTTTCACGGCCTCGGGATTTCGCGTCGCATCGAGCAGATCACGCAAGGCACATTTCAGGTCAAGCCCGGCTCGCTCTTTCCCGCTCTCCACCGCATGGAAGAGGCGGGCTGGCTGACGTCCTTCTGGGGCGAATCCGAGAACAATCGCCGCGCCAAGTTCTACCGCCGGACCAAGGCGGGCGAGCGCCAGCTAGGCGTCGAGACTAAAGAATGGGAAGTGATCGCTAGCGCCATCGCAAATGCACTCAAGGCAACTTAG